The Palleronia sp. THAF1 genome window below encodes:
- the purQ gene encoding phosphoribosylformylglycinamidine synthase subunit PurQ, translating to MRAAVIVFPGSNCDRDLKVAFEDAGFAVKMVWHKEQTLPDGVDVVGVPGGFSYGDYLRSGAIAATSPVCRAVADHAVRGGFVLGICNGFQVLTETQLLPGALMRNAGIKYICRTVPLVVGDAESAFTEGYTAGETIQIPIAHHDGNYTADADTLARLRGEGRVAFSYAENPNGSVHNIAGVLSENRRVLGMMPHPERAADPALGGTDGKRLFAGLAGALAQA from the coding sequence ATGAGAGCGGCAGTCATCGTATTCCCCGGATCGAACTGCGACCGCGACCTCAAGGTCGCGTTCGAGGATGCCGGATTTGCCGTGAAAATGGTCTGGCACAAAGAACAGACGCTGCCCGATGGGGTCGACGTGGTCGGCGTGCCGGGCGGGTTTTCTTACGGCGACTACCTGCGGTCGGGCGCCATCGCCGCGACCTCTCCGGTGTGTCGGGCTGTCGCGGATCATGCGGTGCGCGGTGGCTTTGTTCTGGGTATCTGCAACGGGTTCCAAGTGCTGACGGAGACGCAGCTTTTGCCCGGTGCGCTGATGCGCAACGCCGGCATCAAGTACATCTGCCGCACCGTGCCGCTGGTGGTGGGCGACGCCGAAAGCGCATTTACCGAAGGTTACACTGCGGGCGAGACCATCCAGATCCCCATCGCGCACCATGATGGCAACTACACCGCCGACGCGGACACGTTGGCCCGGTTGCGCGGCGAGGGGCGCGTTGCCTTCAGCTACGCCGAGAATCCGAATGGGTCGGTCCACAATATCGCGGGTGTGCTGTCGGAGAATCGCCGCGTGCTGGGGATGATGCCCCATCCCGAGCGGGCAGCCGATCCCGCCTTGGGTGGCACCGACGGCAAGCGACTTTTCGCCGGTTTGGCTGGTGCGCTTGCCCAAGCGTAA
- a CDS encoding 5' nucleotidase, NT5C type, whose protein sequence is MRIAIDMDEVIADTAAVKQRILADMGIEISREVARGREFKDMVPEATATEMARVMHTGLPFANAPVVDGAVDGLRALQDRHEVFIATAAMEYPASCSHKIAWMERHFPFIDRLNLVFCGDKSILNADVLIDDHTRHFDGFMGQGVCFTAHHNLDEDPAYRLDRWSDAEAMMVRIEEARV, encoded by the coding sequence ATGCGCATCGCCATCGACATGGACGAGGTGATCGCCGACACCGCCGCCGTGAAGCAGCGAATCCTGGCCGATATGGGCATCGAGATCAGCCGCGAGGTCGCGCGGGGCCGTGAATTCAAGGACATGGTGCCTGAGGCGACCGCGACTGAAATGGCGCGTGTGATGCATACGGGTCTGCCATTCGCGAACGCCCCTGTGGTGGATGGCGCGGTGGACGGGTTGCGCGCTTTGCAAGACCGACACGAGGTCTTCATCGCGACGGCCGCCATGGAATATCCCGCATCATGCAGCCACAAGATCGCCTGGATGGAGCGTCACTTCCCGTTCATCGACCGGCTGAACCTCGTGTTCTGCGGCGACAAGAGCATCCTGAACGCCGATGTTCTGATCGACGACCATACCCGACATTTCGACGGGTTCATGGGGCAGGGGGTCTGCTTCACGGCCCACCACAATCTGGACGAGGATCCGGCCTATCGGCTGGACCGCTGGTCCGATGCCGAGGCCATGATGGTCCGCATCGAGGAGGCGCGCGTATGA
- the purS gene encoding phosphoribosylformylglycinamidine synthase subunit PurS — MKVRVVVMLKEGVLDPQGEAIRHALGAMGFDGVNGVRQGKVIALDVADGTTEDEVAQMCERLLANTVIESYTVEMP, encoded by the coding sequence ATGAAGGTTCGTGTTGTCGTGATGCTGAAGGAGGGCGTTCTGGATCCGCAGGGCGAGGCGATCCGCCATGCCTTGGGGGCGATGGGCTTTGACGGCGTGAACGGCGTGCGGCAGGGCAAGGTGATCGCGCTCGACGTGGCCGATGGCACGACGGAAGACGAGGTCGCACAGATGTGCGAGCGGCTTCTGGCGAACACGGTGATCGAAAGCTACACCGTGGAAATGCCGTGA
- the purC gene encoding phosphoribosylaminoimidazolesuccinocarboxamide synthase: protein MARRNKVYEGKAKILYEGPEPGTLVQYFKDDATAFNAEKKATIEGKGVLNNRLSEFFMTGLAQIGVPTHFIKRLNMREQLIRQVEIIPLEVIVRNFAAGSLSKRLGIEEGTALPRPIVEFCLKDDKLGDPLVSEEHIMAFGWAEQRDLDDMVALALRVNDFMSGMMLAVGIKLVDFKIEIGRVWDNDFMRLIVADEISPDSCRLWDIESGQKLDKDVFRRDLGSLTDAYTEVARRLGVLPSNVTHAPKPTLIN, encoded by the coding sequence ATGGCACGGCGCAACAAGGTCTACGAAGGCAAGGCGAAAATTCTCTACGAGGGTCCGGAGCCCGGCACTTTGGTACAATATTTCAAGGACGACGCCACCGCCTTCAACGCCGAGAAGAAGGCGACGATCGAGGGCAAGGGTGTGCTGAACAACCGCCTGTCAGAGTTCTTCATGACCGGCCTCGCGCAGATCGGCGTGCCGACGCATTTCATCAAGCGCTTGAACATGCGCGAGCAGTTGATCCGCCAGGTCGAGATCATCCCGCTGGAAGTCATCGTGCGCAACTTCGCCGCCGGATCGCTGTCCAAGCGTCTGGGGATCGAAGAGGGTACGGCTCTGCCGCGTCCCATCGTCGAATTCTGCCTGAAGGACGACAAGCTGGGCGATCCGCTGGTGTCGGAAGAGCATATCATGGCGTTCGGCTGGGCCGAGCAACGTGACCTGGACGACATGGTGGCGCTGGCGCTGCGGGTGAACGATTTCATGTCTGGCATGATGCTGGCCGTCGGCATCAAGCTGGTGGACTTCAAGATCGAGATCGGTCGCGTCTGGGACAATGACTTCATGCGCCTGATCGTGGCCGATGAGATCAGCCCCGATTCGTGCCGCCTGTGGGACATCGAAAGCGGCCAGAAGCTGGACAAGGACGTGTTCCGCCGGGATCTGGGCTCTCTGACCGACGCCTATACCGAAGTGGCCCGTCGCCTTGGCGTGTTGCCGTCCAACGTGACCCACGCGCCGAAGCCAACGCTGATCAACTGA
- a CDS encoding DUF1476 domain-containing protein: MASMEDRKKSFEDKFAHDADMQFKAESRRNRLLGHWAAGLLDRDPTEYAKEVARADFEEAGDEDVYRKLAGDLEGKADEATIRAKMAEMMDQAKADLADKG; encoded by the coding sequence ATGGCATCGATGGAAGACCGCAAGAAATCCTTCGAAGATAAGTTCGCCCACGACGCCGACATGCAGTTCAAGGCCGAATCCCGCCGCAACCGCCTGCTCGGCCACTGGGCCGCAGGCCTGCTGGACCGTGATCCGACGGAATACGCCAAGGAAGTCGCCCGCGCCGACTTCGAGGAAGCAGGCGACGAAGACGTCTATCGCAAGCTTGCAGGCGATCTGGAGGGCAAGGCCGACGAGGCGACCATCCGCGCCAAGATGGCAGAGATGATGGATCAGGCGAAAGCCGACCTCGCCGACAAGGGCTAG
- the bmt gene encoding betaine--homocysteine S-methyltransferase has product MPDALTKMLSTRDWILADGATGTTLFNMGLSSGDSPEFWNVDRPDDIRALYSGPVQSGSDLFLTNTFGGNAARLKLHDGQDRVRELNRAGAELGREVADTAGRPIIVAGSMGPTGEVMAPLGALTHELAVEMFHEQAEGLKEGGVDVLWVETISAPEEYRAAAEAAALVDMPFCGTMSFDTAGRTMMGTTSEEMVKIVGKMKHAPLAFGANCGVGASDLLRTVLGFIEAGASRPVIAKGNAGIPKYVDGHIHYDGTPEVMANYAEMARNCGARIIGGCCGTTPEHLTAMKEALETRPKGDAPTLEEIGAKLGGFSSASDGTGDQSGQPQRERRGRRRT; this is encoded by the coding sequence ATGCCCGACGCCCTGACGAAGATGCTTTCAACCCGCGACTGGATCCTCGCCGATGGCGCCACGGGCACCACGCTGTTCAACATGGGCCTGTCGTCCGGCGACAGCCCGGAGTTCTGGAACGTGGACCGCCCCGACGACATTCGCGCCCTGTATTCCGGGCCGGTGCAGTCCGGCTCTGACCTGTTCCTGACCAACACCTTCGGCGGCAACGCCGCGCGCTTGAAACTGCACGACGGTCAGGACCGCGTACGAGAGCTGAACCGCGCGGGCGCTGAACTGGGTCGCGAAGTGGCCGACACGGCCGGTCGTCCGATCATCGTGGCAGGCTCTATGGGTCCGACCGGCGAGGTCATGGCTCCGCTGGGCGCGCTGACCCATGAGCTGGCCGTCGAGATGTTTCACGAACAGGCAGAGGGCTTGAAGGAAGGCGGCGTTGACGTTCTTTGGGTCGAGACGATCAGTGCCCCGGAAGAGTACCGCGCCGCTGCCGAGGCCGCTGCACTGGTGGATATGCCCTTCTGCGGCACCATGAGCTTCGACACCGCCGGACGCACGATGATGGGCACGACCAGCGAAGAAATGGTCAAGATCGTCGGCAAGATGAAGCACGCCCCCCTGGCCTTCGGCGCAAACTGCGGCGTCGGCGCGTCCGATCTGCTGCGCACCGTTCTGGGTTTCATCGAGGCTGGCGCATCCCGCCCCGTCATCGCCAAGGGCAACGCAGGGATTCCCAAGTACGTCGACGGGCACATCCACTACGACGGCACGCCAGAGGTCATGGCGAACTATGCCGAAATGGCGCGCAACTGCGGCGCGCGGATCATCGGCGGCTGCTGCGGCACGACGCCGGAGCATCTGACCGCGATGAAAGAGGCGCTGGAAACCCGCCCCAAGGGCGACGCGCCGACGCTGGAAGAGATCGGCGCGAAGCTGGGCGGATTCTCGTCCGCCAGTGACGGCACCGGCGACCAAAGCGGCCAGCCCCAGCGCGAACGCCGCGGGCGTCGGCGCACCTGA
- a CDS encoding chorismate mutase, translating to MSDRRTAKECSNMSELRAAIDSIDRDLIELLAERVGYIDRAAQLKPAEGLPARTTDRIAAVVANVRALAEDKDLDPDLAEQIWRLFIEWAIVREEKVLGPSVEE from the coding sequence ATGAGCGACCGGCGCACGGCAAAAGAGTGCAGCAACATGTCCGAGCTGCGCGCCGCCATCGACAGTATCGACCGCGATCTGATCGAGTTGCTGGCCGAGCGGGTTGGTTATATCGACCGCGCGGCGCAGTTGAAGCCAGCCGAAGGTCTGCCCGCGCGGACGACGGATCGGATCGCTGCCGTCGTCGCGAATGTGCGTGCGTTGGCGGAGGATAAGGATCTCGATCCTGATCTGGCCGAACAGATCTGGCGGCTGTTCATAGAATGGGCCATTGTACGCGAAGAAAAGGTGCTGGGTCCGTCAGTCGAAGAGTGA
- a CDS encoding PA0069 family radical SAM protein, with protein MTDLPPQPHKRTRARGTDRNPETRFDAHVREAVDDGWTPDEPALARTEVSVERPRSIIARNTSPDISFDRSINPYRGCEHGCIYCFARPSHGYLGMSPGLDFETKLIARPDAAAVLERQLRARSYRPATIAIGTNTDPYQPIEREWRVMRQVLEVLERFRHPVAIATKGVMIERDADILARMSGQGLARAGISITTLDAELARTMEPRVPSPKRRLQAIERLAKAGVEVRVMVSPVVPGLTDTEIDAILAAARDAGAVAASWIMLRLPFEVAGLFEDWLERHAPNKRDKVLARVREMHGGALYSADWGHRMRGEGLFAELTAKRFEMAVRRLGLKTDLPPLRSDLFAVPLGDADQPSLFD; from the coding sequence ATGACCGACCTGCCGCCTCAACCGCACAAGCGCACGCGCGCCCGTGGGACCGACCGCAACCCAGAGACGCGGTTCGATGCCCATGTGCGAGAGGCGGTGGATGATGGCTGGACTCCGGATGAGCCTGCGTTGGCGCGGACGGAAGTGTCGGTGGAACGGCCCCGCAGCATCATCGCACGCAACACCTCTCCTGACATCTCGTTCGATCGATCCATCAATCCCTATCGGGGGTGTGAGCACGGTTGCATCTACTGCTTCGCGCGGCCCTCGCACGGCTACTTGGGGATGTCGCCCGGCCTTGATTTCGAGACCAAGCTGATCGCGCGACCAGACGCGGCGGCGGTGTTGGAGCGGCAATTGCGCGCCCGCAGCTACCGGCCTGCCACCATCGCCATCGGAACGAACACCGACCCCTATCAGCCGATAGAGCGGGAGTGGCGCGTGATGCGGCAGGTGTTGGAGGTGTTGGAGCGCTTCCGCCACCCGGTCGCCATCGCCACCAAGGGCGTGATGATCGAACGCGACGCCGACATATTGGCTCGGATGAGCGGGCAAGGGCTGGCGCGGGCCGGCATCAGCATCACAACGCTGGATGCCGAACTGGCCCGCACGATGGAGCCGCGCGTGCCGTCGCCCAAGCGGCGTTTGCAGGCGATCGAACGCTTGGCGAAGGCCGGGGTTGAAGTGCGGGTGATGGTCTCTCCTGTCGTGCCGGGCCTGACGGACACAGAAATCGACGCGATCCTGGCTGCGGCGCGCGACGCGGGCGCTGTTGCGGCCTCTTGGATCATGCTGCGTCTGCCGTTCGAAGTCGCGGGCTTGTTTGAAGATTGGCTGGAGCGTCACGCGCCGAACAAGCGAGACAAGGTGCTTGCCCGCGTGCGCGAGATGCACGGCGGCGCGCTTTATTCGGCGGACTGGGGTCACCGGATGCGGGGAGAGGGTCTGTTCGCCGAGCTGACAGCCAAGCGGTTCGAAATGGCGGTAAGGCGACTGGGGCTGAAGACCGACCTGCCACCCCTGCGCAGCGATCTGTTCGCGGTGCCGCTGGGGGACGCGGATCAGCCGTCACTCTTCGACTGA
- a CDS encoding corrinoid protein, which translates to MADDEEIILADLSDDELVEQMMDDLYDGMKAEIEESVIILLERGWTPYDILTKALVAGMTIVGHDFRDGILFVPEVLLAANAMKGGMAILKPLLVETGAPRMGKMVIGTVKGDIHDIGKNLVSMMMEGAGFEVVDLGINNPVEAYLEALEREQPDILGMSALLTTTMPYMKVVIDTMSEQGIRDNYIVLVGGAPLNEEFGRAIGADAYCRDAAVAVETAKDFVARKHNQMGAQA; encoded by the coding sequence ATGGCGGACGACGAAGAAATCATCCTGGCCGATCTGAGCGACGACGAGCTTGTCGAGCAGATGATGGACGATCTGTACGACGGCATGAAAGCCGAGATCGAAGAATCGGTGATCATCCTGCTCGAACGTGGATGGACCCCCTACGACATTCTGACCAAGGCGCTTGTCGCTGGCATGACCATCGTGGGTCACGACTTCCGCGATGGCATCCTGTTCGTGCCCGAAGTGCTGCTGGCCGCGAACGCCATGAAGGGCGGCATGGCGATTCTGAAGCCGCTGCTGGTCGAGACCGGCGCGCCGCGCATGGGCAAGATGGTGATCGGCACCGTGAAGGGCGATATCCACGACATCGGAAAGAACCTTGTGTCGATGATGATGGAGGGCGCGGGCTTCGAAGTCGTGGACCTTGGCATCAACAACCCGGTCGAGGCCTATCTGGAGGCGCTGGAGCGCGAGCAGCCGGATATTCTTGGCATGTCTGCCCTGCTGACGACCACGATGCCCTACATGAAGGTCGTGATCGATACGATGTCCGAACAAGGCATCCGCGACAACTACATCGTGCTGGTCGGCGGCGCGCCCCTAAACGAAGAGTTTGGTCGCGCGATCGGGGCTGACGCCTACTGCCGCGACGCGGCCGTCGCGGTCGAGACGGCCAAGGACTTCGTAGCGCGCAAGCACAACCAGATGGGCGCACAGGCCTGA
- a CDS encoding DUF1638 domain-containing protein: MSLPDDHALTEDGIAPNGRGRVLVLACGALAREITALTRQTGLSHVDLACLPAILHNTPARIVTALRAAVERHREDYDTILIGYGDCGTGGEIDALCAELGLDRLPGAHCYAFFEGVDAFAARDEIDAFYLTDFLARQFDAFVTRPLGLDRHPELRDMYFGNYRKVVFMAQTDDAVLTEKAKAAADALGLGFERRFTGYGDLETTVTGL, from the coding sequence GTGAGTCTACCGGACGATCACGCCCTGACCGAAGACGGTATCGCCCCGAACGGGCGGGGCCGCGTGCTGGTTTTGGCCTGCGGTGCGCTGGCGCGAGAGATCACCGCGCTGACGCGGCAAACTGGTTTGAGCCACGTGGATCTCGCCTGCCTGCCTGCCATTCTGCACAACACGCCCGCGCGCATCGTAACCGCGTTGCGCGCGGCGGTAGAGCGCCATCGCGAAGACTACGATACGATCCTGATCGGTTACGGCGACTGCGGCACCGGCGGCGAAATTGACGCGCTTTGTGCCGAATTGGGTCTGGACCGCTTGCCGGGCGCACACTGCTACGCGTTCTTCGAAGGCGTGGATGCGTTCGCCGCACGCGATGAGATCGACGCATTCTACCTGACGGATTTCCTCGCCCGTCAGTTCGACGCTTTCGTGACGCGCCCCCTTGGACTGGACCGTCACCCAGAGTTGCGGGACATGTATTTCGGGAACTACCGGAAGGTTGTCTTCATGGCGCAGACGGATGATGCGGTGCTGACTGAAAAAGCGAAAGCTGCCGCCGATGCGCTCGGCCTAGGCTTCGAGCGACGTTTCACGGGCTACGGCGATCTCGAAACGACGGTGACCGGGCTTTAG
- the kdsA gene encoding 3-deoxy-8-phosphooctulonate synthase — MTVTIRDIEVGDANPFALITGPCQLESLDHARMMAERIAQACAPTGTRFIFKASYDKANRSSLGSTRGLGMDEGLSILSKIGAEFDCPTLTDVHLPDHCGPAAQACDVIQIPAFLCRQTDLLLAAGETGAAINVKKGQFLAPWDMANVATKIASTGNERIMLCDRGTSFGYNTLVSDFRGLPIMAQTGYPVVFDATHSVQQPGGQGATSGGQRQFAPVLARAACAVGVSALFIETHEDPDNAPSDGPNMIPVDQMGDLIGRLRAIDDLMKQG; from the coding sequence ATGACCGTCACCATCCGCGATATCGAAGTCGGCGATGCCAACCCTTTCGCCCTGATCACCGGCCCGTGCCAGCTGGAGAGTCTGGACCACGCACGCATGATGGCCGAGCGGATCGCGCAGGCCTGCGCGCCCACGGGTACGCGCTTCATTTTCAAGGCCAGTTACGACAAGGCCAACCGCTCTTCGCTTGGGTCCACGCGGGGCCTTGGCATGGATGAAGGGCTGTCCATCCTGTCGAAGATCGGTGCGGAATTCGACTGCCCGACCCTGACGGACGTGCATCTGCCCGACCATTGCGGCCCGGCCGCACAGGCCTGCGATGTAATCCAGATCCCCGCCTTCCTGTGCCGCCAGACCGACCTGCTGCTGGCGGCAGGTGAGACGGGTGCGGCGATCAACGTCAAGAAGGGCCAGTTTCTGGCACCTTGGGACATGGCGAATGTGGCAACCAAGATCGCGTCGACCGGAAACGAGCGGATCATGCTGTGTGACCGTGGCACCAGCTTTGGCTACAATACGTTGGTCAGCGACTTCCGTGGCCTGCCGATCATGGCGCAAACGGGCTACCCGGTCGTCTTCGACGCCACGCACTCGGTTCAACAACCCGGCGGGCAGGGCGCGACCAGCGGCGGCCAACGCCAGTTCGCGCCGGTGCTCGCCCGCGCGGCCTGCGCCGTGGGCGTGTCGGCGCTGTTCATCGAAACGCATGAAGACCCCGACAATGCGCCGTCGGATGGCCCGAACATGATCCCTGTGGATCAGATGGGCGACCTGATCGGACGCCTGCGCGCCATCGACGATCTGATGAAGCAGGGCTAA
- a CDS encoding 3-deoxy-manno-octulosonate cytidylyltransferase: MKAAILIPARYASTRYPGKPLVELALPDGTRKSLIRLTWDAAQKVVGDHAIHVCTDDDRIADHARGFGASVIMTPESCRNGTERCAAAVATGKIDADVIVNLQGDAPLTPPWFVEALIDAMQGGTPVATPVLRCDATTYGHFIEDRKQGRVGGTTAVFGTGGKALYFSKEVIPFVDPGKLDPDNVPVFHHVGVYAYTRDALAAYAELSEGPLERLEGLEQLRFLENGWHVACIEVDGRGRVFWELNNPGDVPRIESVIDQLD, encoded by the coding sequence ATGAAAGCAGCCATCCTGATCCCCGCCCGCTATGCATCGACCCGGTATCCGGGCAAGCCGTTGGTGGAACTGGCGCTGCCCGACGGCACGCGCAAGTCCTTGATTCGGCTGACGTGGGATGCCGCGCAGAAGGTCGTGGGCGACCATGCGATCCATGTCTGCACCGATGACGACCGGATCGCGGATCACGCGCGCGGCTTCGGTGCGTCGGTCATCATGACCCCCGAAAGCTGTCGCAACGGCACCGAGCGTTGTGCAGCGGCGGTGGCGACGGGGAAGATCGACGCGGATGTGATCGTGAACCTGCAGGGCGACGCGCCTCTGACCCCGCCATGGTTCGTCGAGGCGTTGATCGACGCGATGCAGGGCGGCACGCCGGTCGCCACCCCGGTGCTGCGCTGCGATGCCACGACCTACGGCCATTTCATCGAGGATCGCAAACAGGGCCGCGTTGGCGGCACTACGGCGGTGTTCGGGACGGGGGGCAAGGCGCTTTATTTCTCGAAGGAAGTCATCCCCTTCGTCGACCCCGGCAAGCTGGACCCCGACAATGTGCCCGTCTTCCACCACGTCGGCGTCTACGCCTACACGCGCGATGCGCTCGCCGCCTATGCCGAGCTTTCCGAAGGCCCGCTGGAACGTCTGGAGGGGCTGGAGCAGCTGCGTTTTCTTGAGAACGGCTGGCATGTCGCCTGTATCGAAGTCGATGGTCGCGGACGTGTCTTCTGGGAGCTGAACAATCCCGGAGACGTGCCGCGCATCGAAAGCGTGATCGACCAACTCGACTGA
- a CDS encoding KpsF/GutQ family sugar-phosphate isomerase, whose product MNSDAILSAARRVLATEGAALTAMSEALPDGFAAAVRAIRDAPGRVVVAGVGKSGHVGRKIAATFASTGTPAMFVHPTEASHGDLGMIGTGDVCIVLSNSGETSELRDLIAYCRRFAIPLVAITSRAGSTVAAAADHALVLPKQPEACPMGLAPTTSTTMTMALGDALAVALMDLRGFTAEGFGTFHPGGKLGAQLARVSMLMHGGDDLPRVSPQTDMGETLIEMTSKGFGIAAVVGPDGSLQGVVTDGDLRRNMAGLMERTAGDVASGAPVTVGPDMLAAEALAILQDRRISVLMVTDDAGAPVGVLHIHDLLRAGVA is encoded by the coding sequence ATGAACAGTGATGCGATCCTAAGCGCCGCGCGGCGCGTGTTGGCGACCGAGGGCGCGGCTTTGACCGCGATGTCCGAAGCGCTGCCCGATGGCTTTGCCGCCGCCGTGCGGGCGATCCGCGATGCGCCCGGTCGGGTGGTCGTGGCCGGGGTGGGCAAGTCGGGCCATGTGGGCCGCAAGATCGCGGCCACCTTCGCCTCGACCGGGACCCCCGCCATGTTCGTCCACCCGACAGAGGCGAGCCACGGCGACCTGGGTATGATCGGAACGGGCGACGTCTGCATTGTTCTGTCGAACTCGGGCGAGACCTCTGAATTACGCGACCTGATCGCCTATTGCCGTCGCTTCGCGATCCCGCTGGTCGCTATCACAAGCCGTGCCGGGTCCACCGTCGCGGCCGCCGCCGATCACGCACTGGTTCTGCCCAAGCAGCCGGAAGCCTGCCCGATGGGCCTTGCGCCTACAACGTCGACCACGATGACGATGGCCTTGGGTGATGCACTTGCCGTCGCCTTGATGGACCTGCGCGGCTTCACCGCCGAAGGCTTCGGCACCTTCCACCCCGGCGGCAAGCTGGGGGCGCAGCTGGCACGGGTGTCGATGCTGATGCACGGCGGCGATGACTTGCCGCGTGTGTCGCCGCAAACGGACATGGGTGAGACCCTGATTGAAATGACCTCCAAGGGCTTCGGCATCGCGGCGGTCGTCGGCCCGGATGGCAGCCTGCAAGGCGTTGTGACCGACGGCGACCTGCGCCGCAACATGGCCGGACTGATGGAGCGGACCGCCGGAGATGTGGCATCCGGCGCGCCCGTGACGGTCGGGCCGGACATGCTGGCGGCTGAGGCGCTGGCGATCCTGCAGGACCGGCGTATCTCTGTTCTGATGGTCACCGACGACGCAGGCGCGCCTGTTGGTGTGCTGCATATCCACGATCTGCTAAGGGCCGGAGTCGCATGA
- the rlmB gene encoding 23S rRNA (guanosine(2251)-2'-O)-methyltransferase RlmB, whose amino-acid sequence MTKKPKWVVEKEQAQRDEARATVWLFGLHAVRDALVNPARQKIKLVVTRNARDRLGEIVDSATCEVVEADPRKFPAPLDPGSVHQGAALEVKPLDWGLLDDIAVSGSGPIVALDRVTDPHNVGAILRSAEVFGARAVIAPARHSAPETGALAKTASGALERQPYLRVGNLSDALIRLQKMGYTCLGLDGEATVDLTQALTDTADRPLCLVLGAEGPGLRERTRETCDQLVRIDAAGAFGSLNVSNAAAVALFAAAQARSYSRS is encoded by the coding sequence ATGACAAAGAAGCCGAAATGGGTTGTTGAAAAGGAACAGGCGCAGCGCGACGAAGCGCGTGCGACCGTGTGGCTGTTCGGCCTGCACGCCGTGCGCGACGCCTTGGTCAATCCCGCCCGCCAGAAGATCAAGCTGGTCGTCACCCGCAACGCCCGCGACCGTCTGGGTGAGATCGTGGATAGCGCCACCTGCGAAGTAGTCGAGGCCGATCCACGCAAGTTCCCCGCCCCCCTAGACCCCGGTTCGGTGCACCAAGGCGCCGCGCTGGAGGTCAAGCCGCTGGACTGGGGTCTGCTGGATGACATCGCCGTCAGCGGCAGCGGCCCCATCGTGGCGCTCGACCGGGTGACCGACCCGCATAACGTGGGCGCGATCCTGCGTTCGGCGGAAGTGTTCGGCGCGCGCGCGGTGATTGCCCCGGCCCGCCACTCGGCGCCCGAAACGGGTGCGCTCGCCAAGACGGCATCGGGCGCGCTGGAGCGGCAACCCTACCTGCGCGTCGGAAACCTGAGCGACGCGCTGATCCGGCTGCAGAAGATGGGCTACACCTGCCTTGGCCTCGACGGTGAAGCCACCGTGGACCTAACGCAGGCGCTGACCGACACCGCCGACCGCCCACTGTGCCTTGTGCTGGGCGCCGAGGGTCCGGGCCTGCGAGAGCGCACGCGTGAGACCTGCGACCAACTGGTGCGGATCGACGCGGCGGGCGCCTTCGGGTCTTTGAACGTGTCGAACGCCGCGGCGGTGGCTCTGTTCGCAGCGGCGCAAGCCCGGTCGTATTCGCGGTCGTAA
- a CDS encoding YHS domain-containing (seleno)protein, giving the protein MHRRTLLTTALALPFASAATIVRAAEPEIFTVGGLAIRGIDPAAYHAGAGPVSGSTAHSLTWRGAEWLFADADARQRFEASPDALAPAFGGYCAYAAARGYLAPTVPEAWTVHDGTLYLNASLRVRDRWLRNIDAEIANGRANWPAILG; this is encoded by the coding sequence ATGCATCGCCGGACCCTTCTGACCACCGCACTCGCCCTGCCCTTCGCCTCTGCCGCCACCATAGTGCGCGCTGCGGAACCCGAAATCTTCACTGTCGGCGGCTTGGCCATTCGCGGCATCGACCCTGCCGCCTATCACGCAGGCGCAGGCCCCGTATCAGGATCGACCGCACACAGCCTGACTTGGCGCGGGGCTGAATGGTTGTTTGCGGATGCGGACGCCCGGCAAAGATTCGAAGCATCCCCGGACGCCCTCGCCCCCGCATTCGGTGGGTATTGCGCCTATGCCGCCGCGCGCGGCTACCTTGCACCCACCGTGCCAGAGGCATGGACGGTGCATGATGGCACTCTCTACCTGAACGCATCCTTGCGTGTGCGAGACCGCTGGCTGCGCAACATCGACGCAGAAATCGCCAATGGCCGCGCGAACTGGCCCGCAATTTTGGGCTGA